From Gopherus evgoodei ecotype Sinaloan lineage chromosome 15, rGopEvg1_v1.p, whole genome shotgun sequence, one genomic window encodes:
- the LOC115635675 gene encoding zinc finger protein RFP-like isoform X3, with protein sequence MAAENLVENLQEEVTCPLCLEYFREPVTLECGHNFCRACITQCWEGSDTDFSCPQCRETVQQRNLRLNRQLANVLEIVKELNLHKAKGRGEDGMCMEHQEPLKLFCEEDQTLICVLCDRSEAHRAHTVVLIEEAAQEYKKKIQTHLKTLRKEREKLLRLNVVGKKRIQEYLKQTQTKRHKIVSEFQQLRLFLEEQEHLLLAQLEKLDKKIVKIQNESITKCSEEISRLSDLISEMEGKCQKPESEFLQDVRSTLSRCEKGEFQQPVEISLELEKSLSDFAQKTIALMETLRKVKGIRIA encoded by the exons ATGGCTGCGGAGAACCTCGTGGAAAATCTCCAGGAAGAAGTGACTTGTCCCCTCTGTCTGGAGTATTTCAGAGAACCTGTCACTCTGGAGTGTGGGCACAATTTCTGCCGAGCCTGCAtcacccagtgctgggagggatccGATACAGACTTCTCCTGTCCTCAGTGCAGAGAAACTGTGCAACAGAGAAACCTCAGGCTGAACAGGCAGCTGGCAAATGTCCTAGAAATAGTCAAAGAGCTGAATTTACACAAAGCAAAAGGCAGAGGAGAGGATGGTATGTGTATGGAACACCAGGAGCCTCTCAAACTGTTCTGTGAAGAGGATCAAACCCTCATCTGTGTATTGTGTGATAGATCAGAGGCTCACAGAGCTCACACGGTGGTTCTCATAGAGGAGGCTGCCCAGGAGTACAAG AAGAAAATTCAGACCCATTTGAAAActctgaggaaagagagagaaaagctccTGAGGCTGAATGTGGTTGGAAAGAAGAGAATCCAGGAATATCTG aaaCAAACGCAAACCAAGAGGCATAAGATTGTGTCTGAATTTCAGCAACTGCGGCTGTTCCTGGAGGAACaagagcacctcctgctggcccagctggAAAAGCTGGACAAGAAGATTGTAAAGATACAGAATGAAAGTATCACCAAATGCTCTGAGGAGATTTCCCGTCTCAGTGACCTGATCAGTGAGATGGAGGGGAAGTGTCAGAAGCCAGAGAGTGAATTCCTGCAG GATGTCAGAAGCACCTTGAGCAG GTGTGAGAAGGGGGAGTTCCAGCAGCCGGTGGAGATTTCTCTTGAACTGGAAAAGAGCCTGAGTGATTTCGCCCAGAAAACTATTGCTCTAATGGAGACGCTGAGGAAGGTCAAAG gaatcagaATTGCTTGA
- the LOC115635675 gene encoding zinc finger protein RFP-like isoform X2, with translation MAAENLVENLQEEVTCPLCLEYFREPVTLECGHNFCRACITQCWEGSDTDFSCPQCRETVQQRNLRLNRQLANVLEIVKELNLHKAKGRGEDGMCMEHQEPLKLFCEEDQTLICVLCDRSEAHRAHTVVLIEEAAQEYKKKIQTHLKTLRKEREKLLRLNVVGKKRIQEYLKQTQTKRHKIVSEFQQLRLFLEEQEHLLLAQLEKLDKKIVKIQNESITKCSEEISRLSDLISEMEGKCQKPESEFLQDVRSTLSRCEKGEFQQPVEISLELEKSLSDFAQKTIALMETLRKVKAEHVHT, from the exons ATGGCTGCGGAGAACCTCGTGGAAAATCTCCAGGAAGAAGTGACTTGTCCCCTCTGTCTGGAGTATTTCAGAGAACCTGTCACTCTGGAGTGTGGGCACAATTTCTGCCGAGCCTGCAtcacccagtgctgggagggatccGATACAGACTTCTCCTGTCCTCAGTGCAGAGAAACTGTGCAACAGAGAAACCTCAGGCTGAACAGGCAGCTGGCAAATGTCCTAGAAATAGTCAAAGAGCTGAATTTACACAAAGCAAAAGGCAGAGGAGAGGATGGTATGTGTATGGAACACCAGGAGCCTCTCAAACTGTTCTGTGAAGAGGATCAAACCCTCATCTGTGTATTGTGTGATAGATCAGAGGCTCACAGAGCTCACACGGTGGTTCTCATAGAGGAGGCTGCCCAGGAGTACAAG AAGAAAATTCAGACCCATTTGAAAActctgaggaaagagagagaaaagctccTGAGGCTGAATGTGGTTGGAAAGAAGAGAATCCAGGAATATCTG aaaCAAACGCAAACCAAGAGGCATAAGATTGTGTCTGAATTTCAGCAACTGCGGCTGTTCCTGGAGGAACaagagcacctcctgctggcccagctggAAAAGCTGGACAAGAAGATTGTAAAGATACAGAATGAAAGTATCACCAAATGCTCTGAGGAGATTTCCCGTCTCAGTGACCTGATCAGTGAGATGGAGGGGAAGTGTCAGAAGCCAGAGAGTGAATTCCTGCAG GATGTCAGAAGCACCTTGAGCAG GTGTGAGAAGGGGGAGTTCCAGCAGCCGGTGGAGATTTCTCTTGAACTGGAAAAGAGCCTGAGTGATTTCGCCCAGAAAACTATTGCTCTAATGGAGACGCTGAGGAAGGTCAAAG CGGAGCATGTCCACACTTGA